A portion of the Pseudomonadota bacterium genome contains these proteins:
- the glgX gene encoding glycogen debranching enzyme GlgX, translating to MTRSGHSHPLGATVTPDGVNFCLFSRNCRSVELVLFDPSKPDTPSRVIRLDPLRNRTFYYWHVLVPDVPVGTLYGYRVDGPFDPSVGHRFDGTKLLLDPYARAVHVPEGYDRDAARRPGDNLATALKGVVLDPEGFDWEGDEPICRPLSETVLYEMHVRGFTADPGSRVSEERRGTYLGLIEKIPYLVSLGVTAVELLPVQQFDPFDAPRGRINYWGYSPIGLFAPHAGYCVGRDPLAPSREFKTMVKALHRAGIEVILDVVFNHTAEGDETGPTLSMRGLENRAYYILEGARYANYTGCGNTLNANHSIVRRLIIDCLRSWVREYHVDGFRFDLASVMSRDEKGVPLENPPILWEIESDPVLAGTKIIAEAWDAAGLYQVGTFIGHKWAEWNGHFRDDVRRFVKGDEGTVSRLAQRMVGSPDVYAQPDRDPRRSINFITCHDGFTLNDLVSYNDKHNALNGEGNRDGTNDNASWNCGIEGLTDEPRVEALRLRQIKNFLTILFLAQGTPMLTMGDEVRRTQGGNNNAYCQDGPLSWFDWSALERQADVLRFTRMLIAFVKARPVFASRRVWTDADGGEPQATWSGIEIGRPDFSPASHSLACTLSHSGSGETLHICLNAWWNPLKFTLPSLEKGRSWVRVIDTHQPSPGDIVAPGEAAPLRKRVEVAPRSIVVALA from the coding sequence ATGACACGTTCTGGACACAGCCATCCCCTGGGGGCGACCGTGACCCCCGACGGCGTCAACTTCTGCCTCTTCTCGCGAAACTGTCGCAGCGTCGAGCTCGTTCTGTTCGACCCGTCCAAACCTGACACGCCTTCCCGCGTCATACGTCTCGACCCCCTCCGAAATCGCACATTCTACTACTGGCACGTGCTGGTTCCAGATGTGCCGGTGGGAACGCTGTATGGCTATCGCGTCGATGGGCCGTTCGATCCCTCGGTGGGACATCGCTTCGACGGGACCAAGCTGCTGCTCGACCCCTACGCGCGGGCCGTCCACGTTCCGGAAGGCTACGATCGCGACGCGGCACGGCGTCCCGGGGATAATCTCGCCACCGCCCTGAAAGGGGTGGTGCTCGATCCGGAAGGGTTTGACTGGGAGGGCGACGAGCCGATCTGCAGGCCCCTCTCCGAGACGGTGCTCTATGAGATGCACGTGCGCGGCTTCACGGCAGATCCAGGCTCGAGGGTCTCCGAGGAGCGCAGAGGCACTTATCTCGGACTGATCGAGAAGATCCCGTATCTCGTCTCGCTGGGTGTGACGGCTGTCGAGCTCCTGCCGGTGCAGCAGTTCGACCCCTTCGATGCCCCGCGGGGTCGCATCAACTACTGGGGGTACAGTCCCATCGGTCTGTTCGCCCCCCATGCCGGATATTGTGTCGGGCGCGATCCGCTTGCTCCTTCGCGAGAGTTCAAGACGATGGTGAAAGCGCTGCATCGCGCCGGAATCGAGGTCATTCTCGACGTCGTCTTCAATCACACCGCGGAGGGAGACGAGACGGGGCCGACCCTGTCGATGCGCGGGCTCGAGAACCGCGCCTACTACATCCTCGAAGGGGCGCGGTATGCAAACTACACGGGCTGCGGCAACACCCTGAACGCGAACCACTCCATCGTGCGCCGCCTCATCATCGACTGCCTGCGCAGCTGGGTGAGAGAGTATCACGTCGACGGCTTTCGCTTCGACCTTGCATCGGTCATGTCCCGGGACGAGAAGGGGGTGCCCCTCGAGAATCCACCCATCCTGTGGGAGATCGAATCGGATCCCGTGCTGGCGGGGACCAAGATCATCGCGGAGGCCTGGGACGCGGCGGGGCTCTATCAGGTAGGCACGTTCATCGGTCACAAGTGGGCGGAGTGGAACGGTCATTTCCGCGATGATGTTCGTCGCTTCGTGAAGGGCGACGAGGGAACGGTGTCGCGGCTCGCGCAGCGCATGGTGGGGAGCCCTGACGTGTATGCGCAGCCAGATCGGGATCCGCGTCGGAGCATCAACTTCATCACCTGTCACGACGGCTTCACCCTGAATGACCTGGTCTCTTACAATGACAAGCACAATGCGTTGAACGGGGAGGGGAATCGTGACGGCACCAATGACAATGCGTCGTGGAACTGCGGCATCGAGGGCCTCACCGACGAACCCCGCGTCGAAGCCCTTCGCCTGCGTCAGATCAAGAACTTCCTCACCATCCTCTTCCTGGCGCAGGGCACACCGATGCTCACCATGGGCGATGAGGTGAGGCGCACGCAGGGCGGGAACAACAACGCCTACTGCCAGGACGGACCGCTGAGCTGGTTCGACTGGTCTGCACTCGAGCGCCAGGCAGATGTTCTGCGGTTCACGCGCATGCTCATCGCGTTCGTGAAGGCGCGCCCGGTGTTTGCGTCGCGGCGCGTCTGGACCGATGCTGACGGGGGAGAGCCACAGGCGACGTGGTCGGGCATCGAGATCGGCAGGCCGGACTTCAGCCCCGCATCGCACAGCCTCGCCTGCACCCTCTCGCATTCGGGTTCGGGCGAGACGTTGCACATCTGCCTCAACGCCTGGTGGAACCCGCTCAAGTTCACCCTGCCTTCCCTCGAGAAGGGACGCAGCTGGGTTCGTGTGATCGATACCCATCAGCCGAGTCCAGGCGACATCGTCGCGCCGGGTGAGGCCGCACCGCTTCGCAAACGGGTCGAGGTCGCTCCGAGAAGCATCGTGGTGGCCCTGGCCTGA
- a CDS encoding 3-oxoacyl-ACP synthase III → MLHANVCLEAIGYELPPNVVSSESIYDELSPTLERLSIPAEGLQALTGVEERRFWDRGHPIHLAAAQAARVALERASLDPQRVGVLISTSVCRDYVEPSTAALVHGELGLASECLNFDLGNACLAFLNGLSVAADMIEKGQIEAALVVDAESARDVTEATVQRLLDENVDGDRLREQFAALTLGSGAVAAVLTHRSISKSGHRLTGHVALADTRYSRLCLGTPTEMVTDHKMLLQAGVDLARRTWEKARAVFGWTAEAIDLFVCHQVTATHHRAVFEALGLDIRKSFITFPFLGNVGPASVPLTLALALERGRVKPGDRLALMGIGSGLNCSMLEVWW, encoded by the coding sequence ATGCTGCATGCCAACGTCTGTCTCGAAGCCATCGGCTACGAGCTGCCTCCAAATGTCGTCTCATCAGAGTCCATCTACGATGAGCTCTCTCCTACCCTCGAGCGCCTCTCCATCCCGGCAGAGGGCTTGCAGGCGCTCACCGGCGTCGAGGAGCGCCGTTTCTGGGATCGCGGGCATCCCATTCACCTGGCGGCGGCGCAGGCCGCACGCGTCGCGCTCGAGCGCGCGTCACTCGACCCGCAACGCGTCGGTGTCCTGATCAGCACCAGCGTCTGCCGAGACTACGTCGAGCCCTCTACGGCGGCGCTCGTCCACGGCGAGCTCGGTCTCGCCTCGGAATGCCTCAACTTCGACCTGGGCAATGCCTGCCTGGCCTTCCTGAACGGCTTGTCGGTGGCCGCGGATATGATCGAGAAGGGGCAGATCGAGGCGGCCCTGGTGGTCGATGCCGAGAGCGCGCGCGACGTCACCGAGGCAACGGTTCAACGTCTCCTCGATGAGAACGTCGACGGCGACCGCCTGCGAGAGCAGTTCGCCGCACTCACGCTGGGCTCTGGCGCGGTGGCCGCGGTGCTCACCCATCGCTCGATCTCGAAGAGCGGTCATCGCCTGACCGGTCACGTCGCACTGGCAGACACCCGCTACAGCCGCCTGTGCCTGGGAACCCCCACCGAGATGGTGACCGATCACAAGATGCTGCTGCAGGCGGGTGTCGACCTCGCCCGCCGCACGTGGGAGAAGGCGCGTGCGGTCTTCGGCTGGACCGCCGAGGCCATCGACCTGTTCGTGTGCCACCAGGTCACGGCGACCCACCACCGTGCCGTGTTCGAGGCACTCGGCCTCGACATCCGCAAGTCATTCATCACGTTCCCGTTTCTGGGGAACGTGGGACCAGCATCTGTTCCGCTGACGCTTGCGCTGGCCCTCGAACGCGGACGGGTCAAGCCGGGCGATCGCCTGGCGCTGATGGGCATCGGCAGCGGTCTCAACTGCTCGATGCTGGAGGTCTGGTGGTGA
- a CDS encoding DUF4272 domain-containing protein, which translates to MEAQTRPSAEAVAHRALSLVSVLFRDNLERAIALEQRPRAVVEKLNTLLREWMDREGVRERLSRRESALMEIALGGWDDRAVADISWRVEAVGMLLWSVGIIDAVAPYDQMFALEDVMPTLGVFSETAPLMGRLSARSDEVLQRQRDIAEVWHWRSRAAELQRRSGLAPAPQNLQNALGRAQAAGAFDSVPSCGDLMAFGKPYRELTAEEATTCAAIARERYLALNWMCGRSADWDETAIDT; encoded by the coding sequence ATGGAAGCCCAGACACGACCCTCCGCAGAAGCCGTGGCCCATCGGGCCTTGTCTCTCGTCTCGGTACTGTTCCGCGACAACCTGGAACGCGCCATTGCCCTCGAGCAGCGGCCTCGCGCCGTTGTGGAGAAGCTGAACACGCTCCTGAGGGAGTGGATGGATCGCGAGGGCGTGCGTGAGCGCCTTTCCAGGCGCGAGAGCGCCCTCATGGAGATCGCGCTGGGCGGATGGGACGACCGCGCCGTAGCCGACATCTCCTGGCGCGTCGAGGCCGTAGGAATGCTGCTCTGGAGCGTTGGCATCATCGACGCCGTCGCCCCGTACGATCAGATGTTCGCCCTCGAAGACGTGATGCCCACCCTGGGCGTATTCTCGGAGACGGCCCCCCTCATGGGCCGGCTGAGCGCGCGAAGCGACGAGGTGCTGCAGCGGCAGCGCGACATTGCCGAGGTCTGGCACTGGCGCTCCCGCGCAGCCGAGCTCCAGCGACGCTCCGGGCTGGCCCCCGCGCCCCAGAACCTTCAGAACGCACTCGGACGGGCGCAGGCAGCGGGCGCCTTTGACAGCGTGCCTTCCTGTGGTGACCTCATGGCGTTCGGAAAGCCGTATCGCGAGCTCACCGCCGAAGAGGCGACGACCTGCGCGGCCATTGCGCGAGAGCGATATCTCGCGCTGAACTGGATGTGCGGGCGTTCCGCCGACTGGGACGAAACCGCCATCGACACCTGA
- a CDS encoding alpha/beta fold hydrolase, translating into MVVNLPAQIAALYPFEPRTLDLDGIAYRYVDEGNGEPLLMVHGNPTWSFYYRDLIKAFRGSHRVVAPDHVGCGLSDKPQVYPYTLAQHISNLERLVLSLDLKDITLVVHDWGGAIGFGMAVRHPERIKRVVIFNTAAFHVDVMPVLLRVARLPVIGDVLIRGLNAFAGLATRLAMGHHERMTPAVKAGYLFPYDSWANRIATLRFVQDIPHGPSHPTWSTLAEVESGLARLADRPALIVWGMRDWVFSPRFLRRWLQRYPSAEAHRLHDASHYVVEDATERIVDWMQTFLAQGSVLHR; encoded by the coding sequence CTGGTGGTGAACCTTCCCGCACAGATCGCCGCGCTCTACCCCTTCGAGCCACGAACCCTCGATCTCGACGGCATTGCCTACCGCTACGTCGACGAGGGGAACGGGGAGCCCCTGCTCATGGTGCACGGCAACCCCACCTGGTCGTTCTACTACCGCGATCTCATCAAGGCGTTCAGAGGCTCTCACAGGGTGGTGGCGCCCGACCATGTGGGGTGCGGGCTCTCTGACAAGCCCCAGGTCTATCCGTACACGTTGGCGCAGCACATCTCGAACCTCGAGCGCCTGGTGCTCTCGCTCGATCTCAAGGACATCACGCTGGTGGTGCACGACTGGGGGGGCGCCATCGGCTTCGGCATGGCCGTGCGTCACCCAGAGCGCATCAAGCGCGTGGTCATCTTCAACACGGCCGCCTTCCACGTCGACGTCATGCCGGTTCTGCTCCGCGTCGCGCGACTGCCCGTCATCGGCGATGTGCTCATCCGGGGTCTCAATGCCTTCGCCGGTCTGGCGACCCGTCTGGCGATGGGGCATCACGAGCGAATGACGCCCGCGGTGAAGGCGGGGTATCTCTTTCCCTACGACTCGTGGGCGAATCGAATCGCAACCCTGCGCTTCGTGCAAGACATCCCCCACGGCCCTTCGCATCCCACCTGGTCAACATTGGCGGAGGTAGAGTCCGGGCTTGCGCGTCTTGCTGATCGCCCCGCGCTGATCGTGTGGGGGATGCGCGACTGGGTCTTCTCGCCCCGGTTCCTGCGTCGCTGGCTGCAGCGCTACCCATCGGCTGAGGCCCACAGGTTGCACGATGCGTCGCA
- a CDS encoding MFS transporter: MRTTLFRPAPFIDPLPEPDASRVYPSWRMRQLAAIFAGYAGYYLVRSNFAFAKPLLMSSLHLGKSEVGLIASALAATYGVSKFVMGNLADRSNARTFLAAGLIGSGLVNLAFGSLLPLWALIAAWAVNGWFQGMGWGPCARTMTHWFSDRERGTYMGIWNTAHNLGGALAGPLATMSLALFSTAASIFFVPGAIAVMLGVTLLAVLVDTPQSVGLPPIEAYRNDYPPCEVEDREREMSAREILLDHVLNQRTLWILALANLGVYVVRFGVINWAPTYLPEVKHYVASSSRWQSLIFELGGIPGMLASGWVSDRFFAGRRAPVSVVLMAVVTAGVLVYWKTPAGHPIIDALSLFCVGFAIYGPVMLIGVAAVDCVPKKAAATAAGFTGLFGYIGTVGAEAGIGHIVDAYGWDAGFSVITACGVVSALLLSLLWHAHDRRRFGDAPH; this comes from the coding sequence ATGCGCACGACCTTGTTCCGCCCCGCGCCGTTCATCGATCCGCTGCCCGAGCCGGATGCCTCTCGGGTGTATCCCTCGTGGCGAATGCGGCAGCTGGCGGCGATCTTCGCTGGCTACGCGGGGTACTACCTCGTGCGCTCGAACTTCGCGTTCGCCAAGCCGCTGCTCATGTCGTCGCTGCACCTGGGAAAGAGCGAGGTCGGACTCATCGCCTCTGCCCTGGCCGCAACCTACGGCGTGAGCAAGTTCGTCATGGGCAACCTGGCCGACCGATCGAACGCACGCACCTTCCTGGCCGCCGGGCTCATCGGCAGCGGTCTTGTCAACCTGGCCTTCGGCAGCCTCTTGCCACTGTGGGCGCTCATCGCGGCGTGGGCGGTGAACGGCTGGTTCCAGGGCATGGGCTGGGGGCCGTGCGCACGCACCATGACGCACTGGTTCAGCGACCGCGAGCGAGGCACGTACATGGGCATCTGGAACACGGCCCACAACCTCGGAGGCGCCCTGGCCGGACCCCTCGCCACGATGTCGCTGGCCCTCTTCTCCACCGCCGCGTCCATCTTCTTCGTGCCCGGCGCAATTGCGGTGATGCTGGGGGTGACGCTGCTGGCCGTGCTGGTCGACACGCCGCAATCGGTGGGGCTGCCGCCGATCGAGGCGTACCGCAACGACTACCCCCCCTGCGAGGTGGAAGATCGGGAGCGCGAGATGTCGGCGCGCGAGATCCTGCTCGATCACGTGCTGAACCAGCGCACGCTGTGGATCCTCGCCCTTGCGAACCTGGGCGTGTATGTGGTCCGATTTGGTGTGATCAACTGGGCGCCTACCTACCTGCCTGAGGTGAAGCACTACGTCGCCTCGAGCTCGCGCTGGCAGTCGCTCATCTTCGAGCTGGGCGGGATTCCTGGCATGCTGGCGTCCGGGTGGGTGAGCGACCGCTTCTTCGCGGGACGGCGGGCCCCGGTGTCCGTCGTGCTGATGGCGGTGGTGACCGCGGGGGTTCTGGTCTACTGGAAGACTCCCGCGGGACATCCCATCATCGACGCGCTCTCGCTCTTCTGCGTGGGATTCGCCATCTACGGCCCGGTCATGCTCATCGGCGTGGCCGCCGTCGACTGCGTTCCCAAGAAGGCCGCGGCAACAGCCGCCGGCTTTACGGGACTCTTCGGCTACATCGGAACCGTGGGCGCCGAGGCCGGGATCGGCCACATCGTCGATGCATACGGGTGGGACGCCGGCTTCAGCGTGATCACGGCGTGCGGGGTGGTCTCGGCGCTGCTGCTCAGCCTGCTGTGGCACGCGCACGACCGCAGGCGCTTCGGCGACGCACCGCACTGA
- a CDS encoding serine/threonine protein kinase gives MNPLAPGTLLQGRWRVEKIIGQGGMAVVYAAEDLEFEGSRVALKQLICPPVAPAERALLEEAFVREAQTLRGLKHQFIPRVYACFSAHGDHFLVMDLLSGRTLDTFVDLDNASGRPAFAPTVMAVLSWSLQVCAALIYLHAQKPHPVIHKDIKPQNLMLTAEGVMLLDFGIAKATDPRGRYRTIVEGVATPGYAAPEMYLAQGTSDPRVDIYALGATIYALLSGRTPIESIVRQSELLAARPDPLPPLRSLRPDVPAYVEGALQRMVEVRVEQRFATATAARRSLATCREWIHKGLP, from the coding sequence TTGAACCCTCTCGCTCCTGGCACGCTCCTGCAGGGCCGTTGGCGCGTCGAGAAGATCATCGGACAGGGCGGCATGGCCGTCGTCTACGCCGCCGAGGATCTCGAGTTCGAGGGCAGCCGTGTGGCGCTCAAGCAGCTCATCTGCCCCCCCGTTGCGCCTGCGGAGCGCGCACTGCTCGAGGAGGCCTTCGTCCGGGAGGCCCAGACCCTGCGCGGCCTCAAGCATCAGTTCATCCCGCGCGTCTACGCCTGCTTCTCAGCGCACGGCGATCACTTCCTGGTCATGGATCTGCTGAGCGGCCGCACGCTCGACACGTTCGTCGATCTCGACAACGCGAGCGGTAGACCTGCGTTCGCACCAACCGTGATGGCGGTGCTGAGCTGGTCGCTCCAGGTCTGCGCTGCGCTCATCTACCTGCACGCGCAGAAGCCACATCCGGTCATCCACAAGGACATCAAGCCCCAGAACCTCATGCTCACCGCCGAAGGCGTGATGCTGCTCGACTTCGGAATCGCCAAAGCCACCGACCCGAGAGGGCGCTACAGAACCATCGTGGAGGGTGTGGCCACCCCGGGGTACGCCGCGCCAGAGATGTACCTGGCACAGGGCACCAGCGACCCGCGGGTCGACATCTATGCCCTGGGCGCAACCATCTACGCCCTGCTCAGCGGACGCACCCCGATCGAATCCATCGTGCGTCAGAGCGAGCTCCTCGCGGCCCGGCCCGACCCCCTCCCGCCGCTGCGATCCCTTCGGCCGGACGTGCCCGCCTACGTCGAAGGCGCGCTGCAGCGCATGGTCGAGGTGCGCGTCGAGCAGCGATTCGCCACCGCGACGGCAGCGAGACGCTCTCTGGCCACCTGCCGCGAATGGATTCACAAAGGCCTCCCCTGA
- a CDS encoding NUDIX hydrolase: MDIGHLTYFSDPFPRYPPDVPNPPSPSANRTQGRAANERLRRPPSESSLPRHCHSAREDHPPVEETTPQVIETAVRYSGKVLRVRNDRIARPGGNPRERDVVEHPDSVCGVARLADGSLILVRQYRHPAGAYLWELPAGKIDPGETPAEAFARELVEECGVRCGTLRLAATFFTSPGILTERMHVFVAEGCTTGADGVNEGEIARWISVSLDEAESMISRGEIVDAKTIVGITWAARG, translated from the coding sequence ATGGACATCGGTCATTTGACCTATTTTTCGGATCCGTTCCCTCGATATCCTCCAGACGTTCCGAATCCACCCTCCCCATCGGCAAACCGCACCCAGGGCAGGGCCGCGAACGAACGCCTGCGAAGACCGCCATCAGAGAGTTCGCTCCCCCGACACTGTCACTCCGCCAGAGAGGATCACCCGCCCGTGGAAGAGACGACACCCCAGGTCATCGAGACCGCCGTGCGCTACAGCGGCAAGGTGCTGCGCGTCAGGAATGACCGCATCGCGAGGCCTGGAGGCAACCCCCGGGAGCGCGACGTGGTCGAGCATCCCGACTCCGTTTGCGGGGTGGCCCGCCTGGCCGATGGAAGCCTCATCCTCGTGCGGCAGTACCGACACCCCGCAGGCGCATACCTGTGGGAGCTTCCCGCGGGCAAGATCGACCCGGGAGAGACCCCCGCCGAAGCCTTCGCCCGCGAGCTGGTCGAGGAGTGCGGCGTGCGATGCGGCACATTGCGTCTGGCCGCCACGTTCTTCACGAGTCCGGGCATCCTCACCGAGCGCATGCACGTCTTCGTGGCCGAGGGCTGCACCACGGGCGCCGATGGGGTGAACGAGGGCGAGATCGCCCGCTGGATATCGGTTTCGCTCGACGAGGCGGAAAGCATGATCTCCCGCGGCGAGATCGTCGACGCCAAGACCATCGTGGGAATCACCTGGGCGGCGCGCGGCTGA
- the motA gene encoding flagellar motor stator protein MotA, translating into MYVLIGFAIILGGVLGGYVLHHGPLGVLFQPTELLIIGGASLGSVVVMTPLHILKRLVGEVKHCFSSSKETREAACARLVTVYRLLKIAQYDGATGLERHVEKPEESEIFKGDPDFLADHHTLVFFCDTMKVIMLGSVPPHQIGELTDLSIATHEDESHQPIGVLQKMSDALPGMGIVAAVLGIVITMQHIDGDPGEIGHNVAVALVGTLLGILACYGFVGPMASRLELMHREDHDRLKSVQACLVAFANGSPPQACVEFGRAALPSHVRPEFDELEKACRNSSKMVAAGGDKAA; encoded by the coding sequence GTGTACGTCCTTATCGGCTTCGCCATCATTCTCGGCGGTGTGCTGGGTGGCTATGTGCTGCACCACGGCCCGCTTGGCGTTCTCTTCCAGCCCACCGAGCTCCTCATCATCGGGGGCGCCAGTCTCGGCAGCGTCGTAGTCATGACGCCCTTGCACATCCTCAAGCGACTCGTAGGTGAGGTCAAGCACTGCTTCAGCTCGAGCAAGGAGACCAGGGAAGCGGCCTGTGCTCGCCTGGTCACCGTCTACCGCCTGCTCAAGATCGCCCAGTACGACGGTGCCACGGGCCTCGAGCGTCACGTCGAGAAGCCCGAGGAGAGCGAGATCTTCAAGGGAGACCCGGACTTCCTGGCCGATCATCACACCCTCGTCTTCTTCTGCGACACCATGAAGGTGATCATGCTCGGGAGCGTTCCTCCGCACCAGATCGGAGAGCTCACCGACCTGTCCATCGCCACCCACGAAGACGAGAGCCATCAACCCATTGGCGTGCTGCAGAAGATGAGTGACGCCCTCCCAGGCATGGGCATCGTCGCGGCTGTGCTCGGCATCGTGATCACGATGCAGCACATCGATGGCGATCCCGGCGAGATCGGGCACAACGTTGCGGTGGCCCTGGTCGGAACCCTGCTGGGCATCCTCGCGTGCTACGGTTTCGTGGGGCCCATGGCGTCACGTCTCGAGCTCATGCATCGCGAAGATCACGATCGCCTCAAGAGCGTACAGGCGTGTCTCGTGGCCTTCGCAAACGGCAGCCCGCCTCAGGCCTGCGTTGAGTTCGGACGCGCGGCGCTCCCATCTCACGTCAGACCGGAGTTCGATGAGCTCGAGAAGGCTTGCCGCAACTCGAGCAAGATGGTGGCCGCGGGCGGCGACAAGGCGGCCTGA